A single genomic interval of uncultured Sphaerochaeta sp. harbors:
- a CDS encoding rhomboid family intramembrane serine protease — protein MKKSTILNRRFRDTTYKNVTLKLVIINVLVYFLTSMVYPRLTYYLAMIPSLVLGGYLWQPFTYMFVHGGFSHLLFNMLSLFIFGSMVERRIGSKEFLLFYLLTGLFSGIVSFFSYYLAGTNVILVGASGAIYGVLLMFAVFYPYSVIFVFGLIPIRAPILVILYALIELSSHVFGAGGNVAHLTHLSGLIFGYLYCRIRMRINPLEVFRRTL, from the coding sequence ATGAAAAAGAGTACTATTTTAAACCGGAGATTCCGGGATACTACCTATAAAAATGTTACGCTCAAGTTGGTTATCATCAACGTCTTGGTGTATTTCCTCACATCGATGGTCTACCCAAGGCTTACCTACTATCTTGCAATGATACCTTCCCTGGTGTTGGGTGGATATCTCTGGCAACCTTTTACCTACATGTTTGTGCATGGAGGGTTCAGTCATCTGCTATTCAACATGCTGAGCCTTTTCATCTTTGGTTCGATGGTTGAACGTAGGATAGGAAGCAAGGAGTTTCTCCTGTTCTATCTCCTGACTGGTTTGTTTAGTGGCATTGTCAGTTTCTTCAGTTACTATCTTGCCGGAACAAATGTCATCCTTGTGGGTGCATCGGGAGCTATCTACGGGGTGCTCTTGATGTTCGCAGTCTTCTATCCTTACTCGGTAATCTTCGTCTTTGGTCTCATTCCCATCAGAGCCCCGATTCTGGTCATCTTGTATGCTCTCATTGAGCTTTCCAGCCATGTATTTGGAGCTGGGGGAAATGTGGCACACCTTACCCATCTCAGTGGTTTGATATTCGGGTACCTGTACTGCAGGATCCGTATGAGGATCAATCCTCTGGAAGTATTCAGGCGAACGCTTTAG